The Elgaria multicarinata webbii isolate HBS135686 ecotype San Diego chromosome 4, rElgMul1.1.pri, whole genome shotgun sequence genome contains a region encoding:
- the TDRD15 gene encoding tudor domain-containing protein 15 isoform X2: MDSSLSTKFLDVDLKITEVHYHPKEVLVKFQGRYNPECEFDYHILQSELQQASKVKYCVGVGEFCLVEDSVSGEWYRGRVVRKKNYIYEVFLMDSGKILAVHDTHIASALDELFQLPPKMVCGIFANILPVEEKWTPKAWNYFSSLIDLQIKGHIQAILPHQTFLLDVPKISSDVVELKLGKLVDGDTFRLIVEMLTEVPQETLCKQMPDLLRQKYTRPDTLFSSAGTQPNVHPVLSRLQPLLFVGKVEKVKISVAVSPSRFYCQLLQHQMELDKLTISMSSCYETVRENVPSCDNLGVLCAARRKNGQWHRGMIQQLLSDNKVKIWFMDFGDCEAVPSGFVLKLHPEFVSIPRFSFPCALSCLNDQDETVRNNQLEEFKEVLLSQSAVYAHIDLFSANEHLYYVTLHKHQSAMNNKCKPQGSDVVPKCHPFFKNEMSRTGGDTKISSSNPICSEYVHRNTLKSGYSLEQKDSPLTIPCKRAKLKMDSDCVAFVVYVLNPSNFWVQTSDYLDEFEALMKRIADMYDAIEANDKILENPEPGKICCARYSKDMHFYRAVIREVVDSSINICFLDFGNTETVSLLDVKMLLPEFQELPALAIYCSLANAVPIEDLWIKKETDYFKALVDGRQLTLHPIAEQNNKYIVNVQFMNSLQQGDILMLMVQAGYAEYWEVKQDPLLKMVRDSQVQSSKCTNKNTRNKSHGQNNKVGIGNATDQNEKLLNTHPVRKEHVTSQRWESILSNKCRKASGEIDRLGPYREYQFKPGAIFDVVCSHGTSPGDFSCQIQHKLPELENLMEQIQLHYNTQMRPYEDGQLACVVKHSKDGRWYRAAVLKHVNKTKVDVVFVDYGNQETVLLKDLQAIFPDFLILECQAFRCCLNSVTESLIFDPSKWTAGACHDFGRFVSSSSGLLTCTISALILRSPNYLYNVVDLQTQFTTLQQFLSECGHTQFWSFEFTRSFIPSLSLYSFYYSSFNVKIGNKEEVCITYIFSPTKFYCQLNRNADQIDKLLEKIAEIGQIKNHADQISTHNLCLAKYFQDGHFYRALASPQGSSGFWLVYFVDFGNKQLVSKNELIPIPDHCSELLFTPMQALKCYLSDLKDIEIPTEINKWFEKNYLGKELKAVIVSKESDGQLGVELYDRDLQINRKIKKLLKHTECSVNPKVINRCVEQSGGKNVVHKVKLSADKINVKSEVAECKREAENKANSCNQSGGKLCAEYGKEILDQKKCSRPVKLPSPLENTESVSQNIPGERCRSTCREPSTDAVDYHSMESNQVVADTVTELHILKRKPSGQERSSTVRQKYTYLPQRIIQPNSKVLGYISSLTSLSNFYVHRAEDEDTIVKLAEELNGGTLIIEPETNAEFEEGDIVLAEYEIDCCIYRAVVREVKSEQSFEVEFIDYGNTSTVNASKMYKMEKVFLNLPRFSIHCFLNKTKYAFPDKNWSRDIVANFVSKVNNQPLMFEFLQQHGQQWEVDIVSQGMSMINELMEKEVTFGLQNLLVLNPDQITKQLPATGIDTDDNYHNEKSENQNVCEVFNAFESLPRISCQKLKPGQLEIAEIVQVSRDGNFYVKLNKDAKILLNINEMAAQEAKKNSFLAVENIKEGLECLTKSKESLKWYRSEVIKKYVNKECMLVLLIDLGKYEMVSFCDAQMLSDRMRAIPRNAVRCKCAWIENLGKQAFERVVEMMKCFEIKILFLRYLEPAFIWEVDILIDGILLLQYWNQIPYHVTENTNVDETVLFVPNSILWVPFQTDRHYPGFVTSVTDPSNFCIQLETSFKALKALFKLLSDLPENLPTMPKELVTPGATCLIKTGSNEKWNRVEVSEISKVSNQIRKEVHKNQTVFVATFQDRAARRYYVLRKKGGRRHFCSITQEIMKISVRMRRSYFINFVTEKNSSILHRHTITSKFMKRFEHSMTEINT; the protein is encoded by the exons ATGGATTCATCTTTATCAACAAAATTTCTAGATGTAGATCTGAAGATTACTGAGGTACACTACCATCCAAAAGAAGTTCTTGTGAAATTTCAAGGCAGATATAACCCAGAATGTGAATTTGATTATCACATATTACAAAGTGAATTACAGCAAGCATCAAAAGTGAAATATTGTGTTGGTGTTGGTGAATTCTGTTTAGTAGAAGACTCGGTTTCTGGAGAATGGTACAGAGGAAGAGTAGTACGAAAGAAGAACTACATCTATGAAGTATTTCTTATGGACAGTGGGAAAATACTTGCAGTTCATGACACCCATATTGCTTCTGCGCTTGATGAATTGTTTCAGCTCCCTCCAAAGATGGTTTGTGGGATTTTTGCAAATATACTTCCAGTTGAAGAAAAATGGACTCCTAAAGCTTGGAATTACTTTTCATCCTTAATAGATTTGCAGATTAAAGGCCATATACAAGCCATCCTACCACACCAAACATTTCTCCTTGATGTGCCTAAAATCAGTAGTGATGTGGTTGAATTAAAATTAGGGAAACTTGTGGATGGAGATACATTCCGTCTCATTGTAGAAATGTTAACTGAAGTTCCACAAGAGACCCTTTGTAAACAAATGCCAGACTTACTGCGACAGAAATACACAAGGCCAGACACTTTATTCTCCAGTGCTGGAACTCAGCCTAATGTTCATCCAGTTCTGAGTCGCCTTCAGCCACTTTTATTTGTTGGTAAGGTAGAGAAAGTAAAAATATCAGTGGCAGTCAGTCCAAGTAGATTTTATTGTCAGCTATTACAACACCAGATGGAGTTGGATAAGTTGACAATAAGCATGTCTTCCTGTTATGAAACAGTTAGAGAAAATGTTCCATCCTGTGACAATCTTGGAGTCCTCTGTGCAGCAAGACGAAAAAATGGTCAGTGGCACAGGGGAATGATACAGCAGCTGCTTTCTGATAACAAAGTGAAGATTTGGTTTATGGACTTTGGAGACTGTGAAGCTGTgccttctggttttgttttgaagcTTCATCCAGAATTCGTTTCAATACCTAGGTTTTCATTTCCTTGTGCGCTGTCATGTCTTAATGATCAGGATGAAACTGTAAGAAATAATCAGCTAGAGGAATTTAAGGAGGTCCTCTTAAGTCAAAGTGCTGTTTATGCCCACATTGATCTATTCAGTGCTAATGAACACTTGTATTATGTTACATTGCATAAACATCAGTCTGCAATGAATAATAAATGCAAACCTCAGGGAAGTGATGTGGTTCCAAAAtgccaccctttctttaaaaatgaaatgtcacGCACAGGTGGAGACACAAAAATTTCTAGTTCAAACCCTATCTGTTCTGAGTATGTTCATAGGAATACTCTGAAATCGGGATACTCTTTAGAACAAAAGGACTCTCCTTTAACAATCCCTTGCAAAAGAGCAAAACTGAAAATGGATTCTGACTGTGTTGCGTTTGTAGTGTATGTCTTGAATCCATCAAACTTTTGGGTTCAAACGAGTGATTATCTAGATGAATTTGAAGCCTTAATGAAAAGAATTGCAGATATGTATGATGCAATTGAAGCTAATGATAAGATTCTGGAAAACCCAGAACCTGGAAAGATATGCTGTGCACGGTACAGTAAGGATATGCATTTTTACAGGGCTGTCATCAGGGAAGTAGTGGACagtagtattaatatttgttttttggATTTTGGGAATACTGAGACAGTGTCACTCCTTGATGTGAAAATGTTGCTTCCAGAGTTTCAGGAATTGCCTGCTTTAGCTATATATTGTTCACTTGCTAATGCAGTTCCGATTGAAGATCTatggattaaaaaagaaacagactaCTTTAAAGCACTTGTGGATGGCCGACAGCTCACACTCCATCCCATTGCAGAACAAAACAATAAGTACATTGTCAATGTGCAGTTTATGAATAGCTTACAGCAAGGTGACATTCTCATGCTGATGGTTCAGGCCGGATATGCTGAATATTGGGAAGTAAAGCAAGATCCGCTTCTCAAGATGGTCCGTGATTCTCAAGTACAAAGCTCAaaatgtacaaataaaaacacccgAAATAAATCTCATGGTCAGAACAATAAAGTAGGGATAGGTAATGCTACTGATCAAAATGAGAAATTGCTGAATACTCATCCTGTGAGAAAAGAGCATGTTACTTCCCAACGGTGGGAAAGCATACTTTCAAATAAATGTAGAAAAGCATCTGGAGAAATTGATAGATTGGGGCCTTATAGAGAGTACCAGTTTAAACCAGGAGCTATATTTGATGTTGTGTGTTCTCATGGTACTTCACCGGGTGACTTTTCATGTCAAATACAACATAAATTACCAGAGCTAGAAAATTTGATGGAACAAATTCAACTTCATTACAACACTCAGATGAGGCCGTATGAGGATGGGCAGCTTGCCTGTGTTGTGAAACATTCTAAAGATGGAAGGTGGTACAGAGCTGCAGTGCTAAAACATGTGAATAAAACTAAAGTTGATGTAGTATTTGTAGACTATGGTAACCAAGAAACAGTTTTGCTGAAAGACCTTCAAGCTATTTTCCCAGACTTTCTGATCTTGGAATGTCAAGCATTCAGATGTTGTCTTAATAGTGTCACTGAATCCTTAATATTTGACCCCTCTAAATGGACTGCAGGGGCATGTCATGATTTTGGACGTTTTGTTTCATCTTCCAGTGGACTACTGACTTGTACTATTTCTGCCCTAATTCTTAGGAGTCCTAACTATTTATATAATGTGGTTGACTTGCAGACTCAATTTACTACCTTACAGCAATTTCTCTCAGAATGTGGCCATACCCAGTTTTGGTCTTTTGAATTCACAAGATCGTTTATACCGTCATTATCTCTGTACAGCTTTTACTATTCGTCTTTTAACGTGAAAATTGGAAATAAAGAGGAGGTGTGTATAACATACATATTCAGCCCTACTAAATTCTATTGCCAGCTAAATAGAAATGCAGATCAAATAGACAAACTGTTGGAAAAGATTGCAGAGATTGGTCAAATAAAAAACCATGCAGACCAAATAAGCACTCACAATTTATGTTTAGCCAAATACTTTCAAGATGGCCACTTCTACAGAGCTTTAGCATCTCCTCAGGGATCATCAGGTTTCTGGCTAGTATACTTTGTGGACTTTGGGAATAAACAATTGgtatcaaaaaatgaactgatTCCCATTCCCGATCATTGTTCAGAATTATTATTCACCCCCATGCAAGCTCTCAAGTGTTATCTGTCAGATCTAAAAGATATTGAAATaccaactgaaataaataagtgGTTTGAGAAGAATTACTTGGGGAAAGAGCTGAAAGCAGTAATAGTATCTAAAGAATCTGATGGGCAGCTTGGTGTGGAGTTGTATGATAGAGATTTACAAATAAATAGGAAGATTAAAAAATTACTAAAGCACACAGAGTGTAGTGTCAACCCAAAAGTAATAAATAGGTGTGTAGAACAGTCTGGAGGCAAAAATGTGGTGCATAAAGTTAAGTTAAGTGCAGATAAAATCAATGTTAAAAGTGAAGTAGCTGAATGTAAAAGAGAAgcagaaaacaaagcaaattCTTGCAATCAAAGTGGTGGCAAGTTATGTGCTGAATATGGAAAAGAAATTCTTGATCAGAAAAAGTGTAGCAGGCCTGTAAAGCTTCCATCACCCTTGGAAAATACAGAATCAGTTTCGCAGAATATTCCGGGAGAGAGATGTAGAAGTACATGTAGAGAACCTAGTACAGATGCAGTTGATTACCATTCCATGGAGTCAAACCAAGTGGTTGCAGATACTGTGACTGAACTGCATATTTTGAAACGAAAGCCTTCAGGACAAGAAAGAAGTAGCACTGTTAGGCAAAAGTACACATATCTTCCACAACGTATTATTCAGCCAAATTCCAAAGTTCTAGGTTATATTTCCTCTTTAACTAGTCTGTCAAATTTCTATGTTCACCGTGCAGAGGATGAGGACACAATTGTGAAGCTGGCTGAGGAACTGAATGGAGGCACACTGATTATAGAGCCAGAAACAAATGCTGAATTTGAGGAAGGTGACATCGTTTTAGCCGAGTATGAAATTGACTGCTGCATATACAGAGCTGTTGTTAGGGAAGTTAAATCAGAACAGTCGTTTGAAGTAGAATTCATTGACTATGGTAATACATCAACTGTGAATGCATCAAAAATGTACAAGATGGAAAAGGTTTTCTTAAATTTGCCGAGATTCAGCATACACTGTTTCCTCAACAAAACAAAGTATGCATTTCCAGATAAAAATTGGAGTCGTGATATTGTTGCCAATTTTGTTAGTAAAGTAAATAATCAGCCACTGATGTTTGAGTTTTTACAACAGCATGGGCAACAGTGGGAGGTTGATATAGTCAGTCAAGGGATGTCTATGATCAATGAGTTAATGGAGAAAGAAGTCACTTTCGGTTTACAAAACCTGCTTGTGTTAAATCCTGACCAAATCACAAAACAGCTTCCAGCAACAGGTATAGATACTGATGATAATTACCACAATGAAAAATCAGAAAATCAAAATGTGTGTGAAGTGTTTAATGCTTTCGAAAGTCTTCCTAGAATTTCctgtcaaaaattaaaacctggaCAGCTAGAAATAGCTGAAATAGTTCAAGTTTCAAGAGATGGAAACTTCTATGTGAAATTAAATAAGGATGcaaaaatattgttaaatataAATGAGATGGCTGCGCAAGAAGCAAAGAAGAACTCCTTCCTTGCAGTGGAAAATATTAAAGAAGGATTAGAATGCCTGACAAAATCGAAAGAATCCTTGAAATGGTATCGATCTGAAGTTATAAAAAAATATGTGAATAAGGAGTGTATGTTGGTTTTGTTAATTGATTTGGGAAAATACGAAATGGTGTCATTTTGTGATGCGCAGATGCTGAGTGACAGAATGAGGGCTATTCCTAGAAATGCAGTACGCTGTAAATGTGCTTGGATTGAAAATCTAGGAAAGCAGGCTTTTGAGAGAGTGGTGGAGATGATGAAGTGTTTTGAGATCAAGATCTTGTTTCTGAGATACCTAGAACCGGCTTTCATTTGGGAAGTAGACATTTTGATAGATGGGATTCTGCTTCTGCAATATTGGAATCAAATACCTTACCATGTAACAGAAAATACAAATGTGGATGAAACAGTGTTATTTGTGCCGAATTCCATTTTATGGGTACCGTTCCAGACTGATAGACACTATCCTGGGTTTGTCACCTCAGTTACTGATCCTTCAAACTTCTGTATCCAGTTAGAAACGTCATTTAAGGCTCTGAAAGCATTGTTCAAGTTACTCTCTGACCTTCCAGAAAACTTGCCAACTATGCCAAAGGAACTTGTCACTCCTGGTGCCACTTGCTTGATAAAAACTGGATCTAATGAAAAGTGGAACAgagttgaagtttctgaaatcTCCAAAGTCTCCAATCAG ATCAGAAAGGAGGTCCACAAAAATCAAACAGTGTTTGTGGCAACATTTCAAGACAGAGCAGCTCGAAGATACTATGTCCTAAGAAAAAAGGGTGGCAGAAGGCACTTTTGTTCAATAACACAAGAAATAATGAAAATCAGTGTAAGAATGAGAAGAAGTTATTTTATCAACTTCGTCACAGAAAAGAACTCAAGCATTCTGCACAGGCACACCATCACAAGCAAATTTATGAAGAGATTTGAACACTCCATGACAGAG ATAAATACCTAA